The Syngnathus typhle isolate RoL2023-S1 ecotype Sweden linkage group LG11, RoL_Styp_1.0, whole genome shotgun sequence genome contains a region encoding:
- the si:dkey-222f2.1 gene encoding keratin, type II cytoskeletal 8: MSLSRSKRISSSASVRRSNAFGSPTAGLSGVSLGGGSNSAHLQGAGLSSLSVNKSLLAPLNLEIDPSHSMSRAHEKEQIKSLNNRFASFIDKVCFLEQQNKMLETKLELLQDQGASRSNVEPLFEVYMAGLRRQMDLVNNDKGKLDGELRNMQGLVEDYKHKYEDEINKRNNLENDFVLLKKDVDSSYMVKADLEDKVGALSDEINFLRTIYEEELRELQASIRDTSVVVQMDNSRSLNMEKIVAEVKAQYEEIAARSREEAEAWYKSKFDQMSVQACRFGDELRVVKGEVGEVNRLIGRLQSEMEAVKAQRGSLESQLAEAEDRGEMAVKEAKGRTRDLEDALQRAKQDMARHLREYQDLMNLKLALDIEIATYRKLLEGEEDRLGQQSVLSIQAISNYSSRSSNGHYQSASGSSPPKLLIKTTETRDHSRYSTR, from the exons atGAGCCTGAGCcgcagcaaaaggatcagctcGAGCGCCTCGGTGCGCCGCTCCAACGCCTTCGGGTCCCCCACGGCCGGCTTGAGCGGCGTCTCGCTGGGCGGGGGCAGCAATAGCGCCCACCTGCAGGGCGCTGGGCTTTCCTCGCTGTCGGTCAACAAGAGTCTGCTGGCCCCCCTCAACCTGGAGATCGACCCCAGCCACTCCATGAGCCGAGCCCACGAGAAGGAGCAGATCAAAAGCCTCAACAACCGCTTTGCCTCCTTCATTGACAAG GTGTGCTTCCTGGAGCAGCAAAACAAGATGCTGGAGACCAAGCTGGAGCTGCTTCAGGACCAGGGGGCGTCCCGCTCCAATGTGGAGCCGCTGTTTGAGGTTTACATGGCGGGCCTGAGGCGCCAGATGGACCTGGTCAACAACGACAAGGGCAAACTGGACGGAGAGCTGAGGAACATGCAGGGCCTGGTGGAGGACTACAAGCACAA ATACGAGGACGAGATCAACAAGAGGAACAACCTGGAGAATGACTTTGTCCTCCTGAAGAAG GATGTGGACTCGTCCTACATGGTGAAGGCCGACCTGGAAGACAAAGTGGGCGCTTTGAGCGATGAAATCAACTTCCTGCGCACCATCTACGAGGAG GAGCTGCGCGAGCTGCAGGCCAGCATCAGGGACACGTCGGTGGTGGTGCAGATGGACAACAGTCGCAGCCTGAACATGGAGAAGATCGTGGCTGAGGTCAAAGCTCAGTACGAGGAGATCGCTGCTCGCAGCCGAGAAGAGGCCGAGGCCTGGTACAAGAGCAAA TTCGACCAGATGTCGGTGCAGGCGTGCCGGTTCGGAGACGAGCTCCGCGTGGTCAAGGGGGAAGTGGGCGAAGTCAACCGCCTCATCGGCCGCCTGCAGAGCGAGATGGAGGCTGTCAAAGCGCAG CGTGGCAGCCTGGAGAGCCAGCTGGCTGAGGCCGAGGACCGCGGGGAGATGGCGGTGAAAGAGGCCAAAGGTCGCACCCGGGACCTAGAGGACGCCCTGCAGAGGGCCAAGCAGGATATGGCCCGCCACCTCAGAGAATACCAG GACTTGATGAACCTGAAGCTGGCTCTGGACATTGAGATTGCCACGTACAGGAAGCTGCTggaaggggaggaggacag ATTGGGTCAGCAGTCCGTGCTCAGCATCCAGGCCATCAGCAACTACA GCAGCAGAAGTTCCAACGGTCACTACCAGAGCGCCAGCGGCTCTTCGCCTCCCAAGCTGCTCATCAAGACCACCGAGACCCGAGACCACAGCAGATACAGTACACGCTAG
- the sec13 gene encoding protein SEC13 homolog yields MVSVINTVDTSHEDMIHDAQMDYYGTRLATCSSDRTLKIFDVRNGGQILVADLRGHEGPVWQVAWAHPMHGNILASCSYDRKVIVWKEENGAWDKMYEYTGHESSVNSVCWGPHEFGLILACGSSDGAISLLTFTGEQQWDIKKINNAHTIGCNAVSWAPAVAPGSLIEQPSGQKPNYLKRFVSGGCDNLVKLWKEEDGQWKEDQKLEAHSDWVRDVGWAPSIGLPTSTIASCSQDGRVYIWMCDDPAGNTWTAKLLHKFNDVVWHVSWSITGNILAVSGGDNKVTLWKESLDGHWACISDVSKGQGSVSAIADTQQAEQ; encoded by the exons ATG GTTTCGGTCATTAACACCGTGGACACCTCACACGAGGACATGATC cATGATGCTCAGATGGATTACTATGGCACCCGCCTGGCAACCTGCTCCTCGGACCGGACCCTCAAGATCTTTGACGTCCGCAACGGCGGCCAGATCCTTGTCGCTGACCTGCGAGG GCACGAGGGTCCGGTGTGGCAGGTGGCGTGGGCTCACCCCATGCACGGCAACATCCTGGCCTCCTGCTCCTACGACCGCAAAGTCATCGTGTGGAAGGAGGAGAACGGCGCCTGGGACAAGATGTACGAATACACGGGACACGAGTCGTCAG TGAACTCTGTGTGTTGGGGTCCCCATGAGTTTGGTCTGATTCTGGCGTGCGGCAGCTCTGACGGCGCCATCTCGCTGCTCACCTTCACGGGAGAGCAGCAGTGGGACATCAAGAAGATCAACAACGCGCATACG ATCGGCTGCAACGCGGTCAGCTGGGCCCCAGCTGTGGCGCCGGGCAGCCTGATTGAGCAACCGTCGGGACAGAAGCCCAACTACCTTAAACGCTTTGTGTCCGGAGGCTGTGACAACCTCGTCAAACTCTGGAA GGAGGAGGACGGCCAGTGGAAGGAGGACCAGAAGCTGGAGGCCCACAGCGATTGGGTGAGAGACGTAGGCTGGGCGCCTTCCATCGGACTCCCCACCAGCACCATCGCCAGCTGCTCGCAG GACGGCCGCGTCTACATCTGGATGTGCGACGACCCCGCCGGCAACACCTGGACGGCTAAACTGCTGCACAAGTTCAACGACGTCGTCTGGCACGTCAGCTGGTCCATCACGGGCAACATCCTGGCCGTGTCTGGAGGAGACAACAAA GTGACGTTGTGGAAGGAGTCGTTGGACGGTCATTGGGCGTGTATCAGCGACGTCAGCAAAGGCCAGGGAAGCGTGTCGGCTATCGCAGACACCCAGCAGGCGGAGCagtga